CGGGTCCGCGAGCCGAGACCCCGGCGGGCAGGGCCTCCGTCCCCTGCCTGCTGCCGTCCGGGTTGTACGTCTCCAACCTGACAGGGAAAGGAGGCGGACACACCCATGGCCATGATGCACAACATGGATACGACGGAGTCCTGGTCTGGTGAGGGCGTTGGAACGAGCGTGGAGTCGTTCCTCGCGCATATCAACCGCGAGGTCCCCGAGTACTCCCCGACGGAGGTGGCGGACGCGGTGATGAGCGCGCTGTGCGAGCGGCTCCCCGGTGGGTTGGTACAGGAGCTCCGGGAGCAGTTCCCCGAGGGCCTGCGCCGGCTCTTCGAGCGCAGCTGGAAGGAGCGGAGTGCTCCCGCTCAGAAGTTCCAAAAGGACGACTTCTACCTGGACATCGCCGAGCGGTTGCAGATCGAGCCCGAGAACGTCCGCCTCGTGCTCCATGTCTTCTTCGGCTCCCTGCATTCTCAAATCACCGAGAAGCTGGCGATGAAGATCCGCTCGGAGATGCCTCCCAACATCGCCGGCACCTTCGACGCCGCCCGACGCGACGCGGACCTGCCTCGCTAGGGCTTCACCTGGAGACCCCGGAGGGCTTCTCGCTCCCCGGGGTCCTCCCCTCGTCTCCTACCGTCCCGGGCCCGGCCCCGGTCCCGGATCGATGGCGAAGATGAGCGTCACCCTCGCCGTCACCGTCTGCTCCTCCGGCTGGATGGGCGTCGTCACGTCCGCCGCGCTCCCCGCTCGCGCCATCTCGAGGCGGGCCATCGCGGGGAAGGGACGCGGCGGCTCGGAGACCGTGCTCGCGTCCAGCACCGGCCCCAGCTTCACGCCCAACGCCGTGGCCAGCACCTGAGCGGATTGTCTCGCCCGCTCCACCGCGTTGCGCAGCGCATCGCCCTGCACCACCTCCGGCTTGCTCAGCCCGAAGCGCACCGCGTCCACCCGGTTGGCCCCCGCTCCCAGCGCCGTGTCCAGCAGCGTCCCCACCCGCGACAGCTCGCGCACGTGCACCTCCACCTGGTTGCTCACCCGGTAGCCCCTCAACTTGGGCGCCTCCTCCGGCCTCGGCTGCGGCTGGTACTCCGGGAACACCGAGAAGTTGCGCGTCTCGATCTCCTTGCGCGGTATCCCCGCCTGCACCAGCGCGGTGATGACCTTCTCCATCTTCCGCGCGTTCTCCTCCGCCGCCGCCTTCGCCGTGGGCGCCAGCGTCTCCACCGCCACGTCGATGAAGGCCTCGTCCGGCGCCACCTTCACCTCGCCCAGCCCCTCCACCCGGAGGGTGCGCTCCTGGGGATTCACCAGCGGCGGGGGCGGAGGTGGTGGGGCGACCCGGGGCTGGGCCTGTGCCCCCCAGCTCAGGGTGCCACTCAGCAGTAGGACGAGCAGTGGGGCGGTGCGTGTCACCAGCATCGTGGGCCTCCTTGGTACAGCGGGCTCCGCCTCAGGGTGTGCCCGTGACAAGGGGGCCGCATCGCACGGACGGAGCAGTGGGTAGATCGCTCGCACGCAGAGTAACAGGAGGGGTTCAACCCGGGGTCCAGATACCCTCACCCCGTCCCTCTCCCGAGGGGAGAGGGGAAATGTCCGCTTGTGGTGTCCGCTTGTGGTGTCCGCTTGTGGTGTCCGCTTGTGGTGTCCGCGGCGGGAGCGGGGTGAAATCCTCTCCTCCTCCTGGAACCCTCCCGCTCCGCTTCAGGAGCGGTATTCTCGCGCCTGCTTGCCCCAGCTCGCGTGGTTCGCGGCCTGGGCTCTGGGGATTCTCATGCGGATACTGCTGTTCCTGGTCGCGCTGCTCTCGGGTGGCTACGCCGGCTATCTCTCCACCGTCGCCAAGACTTCCTACTCGTCCTACTCGCCCGCTCAGCTCGATCAGATCGAGGCCGAGCAGATGCGGCAGCTCGACAGGACCTCGGGCGATGAGCGCGACAACCACCTCATCTCCCTCTCCCTCCTCCGCGAGGAGCGCGCCCGCCCCTTCAAGGTGCAGGTCGCTGGCGGCGTCGCTGGCCTCTCCCTCCTCACCGCCCTCGTCCTCACGCTCGTCGGCGGGCGCCGCAAGGACTCGGGGCAGGAGGACGACGCCCACGGCGCTCCGGCCGAGTCCGGCGGCTCCCGGCAGATGGATCGCAACCGGGCCGCGGCGCTCCTCGGCGTCCGCCCCGATGCGCCCCGCGCCGTCGTCGAGGCCGCCCTCCAGGCCCAGCTCGCCGAGAAGGACCCCTCGCAGCTCGGCGGACACGACCCCGGCCTCCGCCAGAAAATCCACCAGCAGCGCGAGGAGCTCCAGGCGGCCGCCAATGTGTTGTTGGGTCGACGCGAGCTCGCCTTCACCCCCGAGGGAACCCAGGGCTGAACCCACCTGACGGGCCGCGCTGTCCAGCTTCCATCGAACCATGCGTCCCGCGGTCCGTTGCTCCCAGCGGCCACGCTGTCCATCCTCCGAACGGCCTCGCCGGATTCTTTCACGCTCACGGCGAGGCCCTGATGTGTTCAGGGGGAACCACACCGTGGCCCAAGACAGCCTCAGCCTGCGCGTCCAGCGCATCACGCCCGAAGCCGAAGGCATCCTCTCCTACGAGCTCGTCCCCGCGGACGGTGGCTCGCTGCCTCCCTTCGAGGCCGGCTCCCATCTGGATGTCCACGTTCCCGGCGGCTTCCTGCGCCAGTACTCGCTCTGCAACGACCCCGCCGAGACGCACCGCTACCTCATCGCCGTCCAGCGCGATGCGAAGGGACGCGGCGGCTCCCAGGCCATGCACGAGCGCGTCCGCGTGGGCGACGTGCTCACCACCACCCTCCCCCGCTGTGACTTTCCCCTGCTCCACGCGCGCGGCTACGTGCTCGTGGCCGGTGGCATCGGCATCACCCCGATGCTCTCCATGGCGCACCAGCTCCAGCGGCAGGGCACGCCCTGGCACCTGCACTACTGCACCCGCTCGCCCGAGCGCACCGCCTTCCGCGCGCTGCTCGCCTCACCCGCCTTCGCCGGCCACGTCACCGTCCACCATGACGGGGGAGACCCGGCCCGCGGGCTCGACGTGAAGGCCCTGCTCGCCACGCGCACCGGGGGCACCCGCGTCTACTGCTGCGGCCCCGCTCCCCTCATGCGCGCCGTGCGCGAGGCCACCGTCCTCCACGCCTGGCCCCGCGAGAAGGTCCACTTCGAGGCCTTCTCCGCCGAGGCCACCGGCGCCATCGGCGAGCACGCCGACACCGAGTTCCAGGTCGTCATCCGCAGCACCGGCGCCAGCTACCCCGTTCCTCCCGGGCAGACGGTGCTCAACGTGCTGCGCAGCAACGGACTGCGCGTCCAGAGCGACTGCGAGGCCGGCACCTGTGGCACCTGCCTCACCCGCGTCCTCGACGGCGATCCGGATCACCGCGACACCTATCTGCCCGAGGCCCAGCGCACCGCGCGCTGCAACATGCTCGTCTGCGTGTCGCGCGCCCGTTCCCGCCAGCTCGTCCTGGACTTGTAGCCCGCGCGCCTAGGCCGCCTGGCCCGCCTCTCCGCTGCGCGCCTTCACCACCCAGTCGCGCACCTGCTCGCGCAGCTGCTGCGGATCAAAGGGCTTGTCCACCCGCGCGTTCTGCACCGTCTCCATGAAGGTGCGCGCCGCGGGCGTGAAGGCTCCACCCGTGACGAACACCATGCGCCGCGCCACCGCCGGCGCCGACGTCACCAGGTCCGCGTGCAGCTCCATGCCCGTCAGGTCCGGCATCATCAGGTCGCAGAGCACCACGTCCACCTCCGCGCCCTTGGGCCCCTTGAGCAGCTCCAACGCCTGACGCGAGCTCGTCACCACCTCGACGTCGTGCTCGCGCGCCAGCGTCCGCCTCAACGCCGAGCTCACCATCACATCGTCATCGACAATCATTACTCGGCCGCGCACGCGCGCTCCCTCCTGCTCTTGTTGCATCGGACGCACTCCCTGGAACTGCTGCTGCCCCACGGGCGCCGCCG
The sequence above is drawn from the Archangium gephyra genome and encodes:
- a CDS encoding DUF2267 domain-containing protein, translating into MAMMHNMDTTESWSGEGVGTSVESFLAHINREVPEYSPTEVADAVMSALCERLPGGLVQELREQFPEGLRRLFERSWKERSAPAQKFQKDDFYLDIAERLQIEPENVRLVLHVFFGSLHSQITEKLAMKIRSEMPPNIAGTFDAARRDADLPR
- a CDS encoding PDR/VanB family oxidoreductase, with protein sequence MAQDSLSLRVQRITPEAEGILSYELVPADGGSLPPFEAGSHLDVHVPGGFLRQYSLCNDPAETHRYLIAVQRDAKGRGGSQAMHERVRVGDVLTTTLPRCDFPLLHARGYVLVAGGIGITPMLSMAHQLQRQGTPWHLHYCTRSPERTAFRALLASPAFAGHVTVHHDGGDPARGLDVKALLATRTGGTRVYCCGPAPLMRAVREATVLHAWPREKVHFEAFSAEATGAIGEHADTEFQVVIRSTGASYPVPPGQTVLNVLRSNGLRVQSDCEAGTCGTCLTRVLDGDPDHRDTYLPEAQRTARCNMLVCVSRARSRQLVLDL
- a CDS encoding SIMPL domain-containing protein; its protein translation is MLVTRTAPLLVLLLSGTLSWGAQAQPRVAPPPPPPPLVNPQERTLRVEGLGEVKVAPDEAFIDVAVETLAPTAKAAAEENARKMEKVITALVQAGIPRKEIETRNFSVFPEYQPQPRPEEAPKLRGYRVSNQVEVHVRELSRVGTLLDTALGAGANRVDAVRFGLSKPEVVQGDALRNAVERARQSAQVLATALGVKLGPVLDASTVSEPPRPFPAMARLEMARAGSAADVTTPIQPEEQTVTARVTLIFAIDPGPGPGPGR